The following proteins are encoded in a genomic region of Streptomyces sp. SLBN-31:
- a CDS encoding phytanoyl-CoA dioxygenase family protein has translation MNTLDKVRAEYEENGFSIIRNAIPVSLVEEIQAHVAWLTERYPELRPEHLHHPLIRNDAFWVRLVSDPRLVDIAEFFLGPDIACFTAHYICKPPYDGQPVLWHQDGAYWKLDPMRALTVWIAVDECTRENGCLRVIPGSHRLPLYQPTRRTDSPNMLFSASDEKLVQEWSERCGIIDVELNPGDVEIHHPNILHCSEPNTSARRRCGLDVGYIPTSTRILSDGLYLDPILVRGAPTAEINTYRPYPPYVHGETIPFEGMEAWDEEITVRNAGIAVDGDSTESPLHATHRMIDRLREGTVKR, from the coding sequence TTGAACACCTTGGACAAAGTTCGCGCCGAGTACGAGGAAAACGGATTCAGCATCATCCGCAACGCGATTCCCGTGAGCCTTGTGGAAGAAATACAGGCGCATGTGGCGTGGCTCACCGAACGGTATCCGGAACTGCGGCCGGAGCACTTGCATCACCCGCTGATCCGCAACGACGCCTTCTGGGTGCGGCTGGTCTCCGACCCTCGGCTGGTGGACATCGCGGAGTTCTTCCTCGGGCCCGACATCGCATGCTTCACGGCCCACTACATATGCAAGCCGCCCTACGACGGCCAGCCGGTGTTGTGGCACCAGGACGGCGCCTACTGGAAGCTCGACCCCATGCGGGCGCTGACCGTGTGGATCGCTGTCGACGAGTGCACCCGGGAGAACGGCTGTCTGCGGGTGATACCGGGCAGCCATCGTCTGCCGCTCTATCAACCCACCCGTCGCACGGACTCGCCGAACATGCTGTTCTCGGCTTCCGACGAGAAGCTGGTCCAGGAATGGTCGGAGCGGTGCGGGATCATCGACGTCGAACTGAACCCCGGAGATGTCGAGATCCACCACCCCAACATCCTGCACTGCTCGGAGCCGAACACGTCCGCACGACGACGCTGCGGACTGGACGTCGGTTACATACCGACAAGCACTCGAATCCTCAGCGACGGGCTCTATCTCGATCCGATCCTGGTCCGCGGAGCGCCCACCGCCGAGATCAACACGTACCGACCGTATCCACCCTACGTCCACGGGGAAACCATCCCCTTCGAGGGAATGGAGGCCTGGGACGAAGAGATCACGGTCCGCAATGCCGGCATCGCCGTCGACGGCGACAGTACGGAGTCACCGCTCCACGCCACGCACCGGATGATCGATCGCCTGCGT
- a CDS encoding non-ribosomal peptide synthetase, whose translation MDDLTSPAMIRPFRAAGRPDPLPVPSAQLRIWFLDRLAGGAPTFNLSIVVRMQGTLDRPVLEAALADVVARHESLRTVFADVEGCPVKRVLDERQASPVLEVCRADPSELERELAVAAKRPFDLATEPPLRASLLELAEDEHVLLLLLHRIACDGWSAGPLGRDLVASYNARRRGAVPDRSQPVVRDADHFDHFPGRQRKLGDPADQNNLKTGQLAYWRTALSGLGNEIGLPFDRSRPATPSFGGDSVMFEVASEVQARLAELARRSGTTMFTVLHAGLAVLLARLTGELDIAIGTPVPGRVRDLSEDLVGHFANTVVLRTDLVGSPTFADLLQDVHAVDLAAFAHQDVPFEQVVEAVNPERVVGRHPLVQVFMTARPLEHAWGMTGLRTTAREHPFGAVEFDLGFNFDTRYAPDGTAVGIVGEARFSTDLFDRTTVETIVDRLVRVLSAVAADATLAVGDVDILSAAERETLLSGWNDTATEVCAQSVPELLEVRAAKTPDAVAVRIGAVELTYGELNARANRVARWLTRRGAGPESVVALSMPRSVDLVVAVWGTLKAGAAYCPIDPEYPAERVSFMLADCGAHIVLKEPVVADDMADTNLTNADRVTPLLPAHPCYVIYTSGSTGVPKAVVMHGAALVNLMSWYRRASEKEGWSAHRTANFSSISFDMAIMEILISTVRGGCLEMPQEEARRDLHQLVTWLAANEVNEIFVPNLVLAAIVDASRGAAGGLPRLRHVVQGGEAFRLTAELAAFRRAAPDRRLMNYYGPTETHVATAAVLPSDPDEWSAEAPIGRPIDNMRTYVLDRWLKPVPVGVPGELYIAGVQLARGYLKRAGATAARYVPDPFGEPGTRMYRTGDVVRWQADGQLMFVGRADDQLKIRGFRVEPGEVEAVLRRHEEVVQVAVVAVRERSTAAKRLVAYVVPAAATLTSAVLRRHAAEFLPHHMVPKIRLIESLPLTPNGKLDRGALPALTEEAGRPPSNPVEREVCGAFAEVLGKSVADVDQNFFSSGGHSLGALRVVHGIRRRLGVNLPVSAVFEYPTPAGIARVLGRAERVRAVNSS comes from the coding sequence TTGGACGACCTCACGTCGCCGGCCATGATCAGGCCTTTCCGAGCCGCAGGCCGACCTGATCCGTTACCGGTCCCGTCCGCCCAGCTCCGGATCTGGTTCCTCGACCGATTGGCGGGGGGCGCCCCCACCTTCAACCTGTCGATCGTGGTCCGGATGCAGGGCACACTCGACCGTCCCGTGCTCGAGGCGGCGCTGGCCGATGTCGTCGCGCGGCACGAAAGCCTGCGTACCGTTTTCGCCGATGTGGAGGGGTGCCCGGTCAAGCGCGTGTTGGACGAGCGGCAAGCATCGCCGGTCCTTGAGGTCTGCCGCGCAGACCCTTCCGAGCTGGAGCGTGAACTGGCCGTCGCGGCGAAGCGTCCCTTCGATCTGGCGACGGAGCCACCCCTGCGGGCCAGTCTCCTCGAGCTCGCCGAGGATGAGCACGTACTGCTGCTGCTGTTGCACCGCATAGCCTGCGACGGATGGTCGGCGGGCCCCCTCGGCCGGGATCTCGTGGCGTCCTACAACGCCCGGCGTCGCGGTGCCGTCCCGGACCGGTCCCAGCCCGTGGTCCGGGACGCCGATCACTTCGATCACTTCCCAGGCCGACAGCGGAAGCTCGGCGACCCTGCGGACCAAAACAACCTCAAGACCGGGCAGTTGGCGTACTGGCGGACGGCCTTGTCCGGTCTGGGCAACGAGATCGGACTGCCCTTCGACCGCTCTCGTCCTGCGACGCCGAGCTTTGGTGGCGACTCGGTGATGTTCGAGGTGGCATCCGAGGTGCAGGCGCGGCTGGCTGAGCTGGCGCGGCGCAGCGGAACCACGATGTTCACGGTTCTCCATGCCGGGCTCGCCGTGCTGCTCGCCCGCCTGACCGGTGAGCTGGATATCGCGATCGGTACGCCGGTGCCAGGGCGTGTTCGCGACCTGTCGGAGGACCTTGTCGGACACTTCGCGAACACCGTCGTGCTGCGGACCGACCTCGTGGGCAGCCCGACCTTCGCCGATCTGCTCCAGGACGTACACGCGGTTGACTTGGCCGCCTTCGCGCACCAGGACGTCCCGTTCGAGCAGGTCGTCGAGGCGGTCAACCCGGAACGGGTCGTGGGACGCCATCCTTTGGTTCAGGTGTTCATGACGGCGCGGCCACTGGAGCACGCGTGGGGGATGACCGGGCTGCGCACCACTGCGAGGGAGCATCCGTTCGGAGCGGTCGAGTTCGACCTGGGCTTCAATTTCGACACGCGGTACGCGCCTGACGGGACCGCGGTGGGCATCGTCGGCGAGGCACGGTTCAGTACGGACCTGTTCGACCGGACGACCGTGGAAACGATCGTCGATCGGTTGGTCCGAGTCCTCAGCGCGGTGGCCGCGGACGCCACGCTCGCCGTCGGCGATGTCGACATTCTCTCGGCTGCTGAACGCGAGACCCTCCTGAGCGGCTGGAACGACACCGCGACGGAGGTGTGCGCGCAGAGCGTGCCCGAGCTGCTGGAAGTGAGGGCGGCCAAGACACCGGATGCGGTGGCGGTACGGATCGGTGCTGTGGAGTTGACCTACGGCGAGTTGAACGCGAGGGCGAATCGTGTTGCCCGCTGGCTGACACGCCGTGGTGCCGGGCCGGAGTCGGTGGTGGCGCTGTCGATGCCGCGGTCGGTGGATCTCGTCGTCGCGGTCTGGGGAACGCTGAAAGCCGGCGCGGCCTACTGCCCGATAGATCCGGAGTACCCGGCCGAGCGAGTGTCGTTCATGCTGGCGGACTGCGGTGCGCACATCGTGTTGAAGGAGCCCGTGGTCGCCGACGACATGGCGGACACGAACCTGACCAACGCAGACCGTGTCACGCCGTTGTTGCCCGCACATCCCTGCTACGTGATCTACACATCGGGGTCCACCGGTGTGCCGAAGGCCGTGGTGATGCACGGTGCGGCGCTGGTGAACCTGATGAGCTGGTACCGGCGGGCGTCGGAGAAGGAGGGCTGGTCCGCACACCGGACCGCCAACTTCTCGTCGATCAGCTTCGACATGGCGATCATGGAAATCCTCATCTCCACCGTGCGCGGTGGATGTCTGGAGATGCCGCAGGAGGAGGCGCGTCGGGATCTGCACCAGCTGGTGACCTGGCTCGCGGCGAACGAGGTGAACGAGATCTTCGTGCCCAATCTCGTTCTCGCGGCGATCGTCGACGCCAGTCGAGGCGCAGCCGGCGGCCTCCCCCGGCTGCGGCATGTGGTCCAGGGTGGCGAGGCGTTCAGACTCACCGCCGAGTTGGCGGCGTTTCGACGGGCCGCGCCGGACCGTCGCCTGATGAACTACTACGGTCCGACCGAGACTCACGTGGCCACTGCGGCGGTCCTGCCCTCCGATCCCGATGAATGGTCGGCCGAGGCGCCGATAGGGCGGCCGATCGACAACATGCGTACCTACGTGCTCGACCGTTGGCTGAAACCGGTTCCGGTGGGGGTGCCGGGCGAGTTGTACATCGCCGGCGTCCAGTTGGCCCGTGGATACCTCAAGCGAGCGGGCGCCACAGCCGCCCGATACGTTCCCGATCCCTTCGGTGAACCTGGTACGCGGATGTATCGGACCGGGGACGTGGTGCGCTGGCAGGCGGACGGGCAGCTGATGTTCGTCGGCCGCGCGGACGACCAGCTGAAGATCAGGGGTTTCCGCGTCGAGCCAGGGGAGGTGGAGGCGGTCCTGCGACGCCACGAGGAGGTCGTGCAGGTGGCTGTGGTCGCGGTACGCGAGCGCAGCACGGCGGCAAAACGTCTGGTCGCCTACGTCGTGCCGGCGGCCGCGACGCTGACGTCGGCCGTCCTGCGACGCCACGCGGCCGAGTTTCTGCCGCACCACATGGTGCCGAAGATCCGGCTGATCGAGAGCCTGCCGCTGACCCCCAACGGCAAACTCGACCGAGGCGCTCTGCCGGCCCTGACCGAGGAGGCCGGCCGACCCCCCTCCAACCCTGTGGAACGGGAAGTCTGCGGCGCCTTCGCGGAGGTTCTGGGGAAATCGGTGGCCGATGTCGATCAGAACTTCTTCTCGTCGGGCGGCCACTCCCTGGGCGCGCTGCGGGTCGTGCATGGCATAAGGAGGCGCCTGGGGGTGAACCTGCCGGTGTCGGCCGTGTTCGAGTACCCGACGCCGGCCGGAATCGCGCGGGTCCTCGGACGTGCCGAGCGCGTCCGTGCCGTGAACTCGTCCTGA